A single Streptomyces sp. 2114.4 DNA region contains:
- a CDS encoding acyl-CoA dehydrogenase — translation MGHYKSNLRDIEFNLFEVLGRDSVYGTGPFAEMDVDTAKSVLAEITRLSENELAESFADADRNPPVFDPDTNTAPVPDTFKKSYQAFMDAEWWRLGIPEELGGTTAPRSLLWGFAETILGANPAVWMYASGPAFAGVLFEEGTEEQHRIAQLMVDKQWGSTMVLTEPDAGSDVGAGRTKAVQQEDGTWHIEGVKRFITSGEHDMSENIVHFVLARPEGAGPGTKGLSLFIVPKYDFDWETGELGERNGAYATNVEHKMGLKASNTCEMTFGANHPAKGWLLGEKHDGIRQMFKIIEFARMMVGTKAIATLSTGYLNALEYAKERVQGPDLAAFTDKTAPRVTITHHPDVRRSLMTQKAYAEGMRALVLYTATVQDEIIVKEAAGEDASAAIRLNDLLLPIVKGYGSEKSYEQLAQSLQTFGGSGYLQEYPIEQYIRDAKIDTLYEGTTAIQGQDFFFRKIVRDQGQALTALSDEIKKFLADNIGGEELEQARGELAKAAADLEAIVGAMLTDLAATEKDVKSIYKVGLNTTRVLMASGDVVIGYLLLKGAAVAAEKLAGASAKDKAFYTGKIAAAKFFAHNVLPGVGVQRGLAETVDQSLMELDEAAF, via the coding sequence ATGGGGCACTACAAGTCGAATCTCCGCGACATCGAGTTCAACCTCTTCGAGGTGCTCGGCCGTGACAGCGTGTACGGCACCGGACCGTTCGCGGAGATGGATGTCGACACCGCCAAGAGCGTGCTGGCCGAGATCACCCGGCTGTCCGAGAACGAGCTGGCCGAGTCGTTCGCCGACGCCGACCGCAACCCGCCGGTCTTCGACCCGGACACCAACACCGCGCCGGTCCCGGACACGTTCAAGAAGAGCTACCAGGCCTTCATGGACGCCGAGTGGTGGCGTCTGGGCATCCCGGAGGAGCTCGGCGGCACCACCGCGCCGCGCTCCCTCCTCTGGGGCTTCGCCGAGACGATCCTGGGCGCCAACCCGGCCGTGTGGATGTACGCGTCCGGCCCCGCCTTCGCCGGTGTGCTCTTCGAGGAGGGCACCGAGGAGCAGCACCGCATAGCCCAGCTGATGGTGGACAAGCAGTGGGGCTCCACCATGGTGCTCACCGAGCCGGACGCCGGTTCGGACGTCGGCGCCGGCCGCACCAAGGCCGTGCAGCAGGAGGACGGCACCTGGCACATCGAGGGCGTCAAGCGCTTCATCACCTCCGGTGAGCACGACATGTCCGAGAACATCGTGCACTTCGTCCTCGCTCGCCCCGAAGGTGCCGGTCCGGGCACCAAGGGCCTGTCGCTGTTCATCGTGCCGAAGTACGACTTCGACTGGGAGACCGGCGAGCTGGGCGAGCGCAACGGCGCCTACGCCACCAACGTCGAGCACAAGATGGGCCTGAAGGCCTCCAACACCTGCGAGATGACCTTCGGCGCCAACCACCCGGCCAAGGGCTGGCTGCTCGGCGAGAAGCACGACGGCATCCGCCAGATGTTCAAGATCATCGAGTTCGCCCGGATGATGGTCGGCACGAAGGCCATCGCCACCCTCTCCACCGGCTACCTCAACGCGCTGGAGTACGCCAAGGAGCGCGTGCAGGGCCCGGACCTGGCCGCCTTCACGGACAAGACCGCGCCGCGCGTCACGATCACCCACCACCCCGATGTGCGCCGCTCGCTGATGACGCAGAAGGCGTACGCCGAGGGCATGCGCGCCCTGGTGCTCTACACCGCCACGGTCCAGGACGAGATCATCGTCAAGGAGGCCGCGGGCGAGGACGCGAGCGCCGCGATCCGCCTCAACGACCTGCTGCTGCCGATCGTCAAGGGCTACGGTTCGGAGAAGTCCTACGAGCAGCTGGCGCAGTCGCTGCAGACCTTCGGCGGCTCCGGGTACCTGCAGGAGTACCCGATCGAGCAGTACATCCGTGACGCCAAGATCGACACCCTCTACGAGGGCACCACCGCGATCCAGGGCCAGGACTTCTTCTTCCGGAAGATCGTCCGCGACCAGGGCCAGGCGCTCACCGCCCTCTCCGACGAGATCAAGAAGTTCCTCGCGGACAACATCGGCGGCGAGGAGCTGGAGCAGGCCCGCGGCGAGCTGGCCAAGGCGGCCGCCGACCTGGAGGCGATCGTCGGCGCCATGCTGACCGACCTCGCGGCCACCGAGAAGGACGTCAAGTCCATCTACAAGGTCGGCCTGAACACCACCCGCGTGCTGATGGCCTCCGGTGACGTCGTCATCGGCTACCTCCTGCTCAAGGGTGCGGCCGTGGCCGCAGAGAAGCTGGCCGGGGCCTCGGCGAAGGACAAGGCCTTCTACACCGGCAAGATCGCCGCGGCGAAGTTCTTCGCGCACAACGTCCTGCCGGGCGTCGGCGTCCAGCGCGGGCTGGCCGAGACCGTCGACCAGTCGCTGATGGAGCTCGACGAGGCCGCGTTCTAG
- a CDS encoding M18 family aminopeptidase, protein MTNSVRFDRGHTDDLMSFLAASPSPYHAVANAAERLEKAGFRQVAEVDEWDGGTGGKFVLRGGAIIAWYVPEGASPSTSYRIVGAHTDSPNLRVKPIPDTGSRGWRQIAVEIYGGTLLNTWLDRDLGLSGRVTLADGSHRLVHVDRALLRVPQLAVHLDRSVNADGLKLDKQRHMTPIWGLGEVAEGDLIAFVAEETGIPADDIKGWDLMVHSIEAPAYLGRDRELVAGPRMDNLLSVHAGTAALTAAAAAGSALTSIPVLAAFDHEENGSQSDTGADGPLLGTVLERSVFARGGSYEDRARAFAGTVCLSSDTGHAVHPNYSERHEPGHHPMPNGGPILKVNVNQRYATDGSGRAVFAAACERAGVPWQSFVSNNSMPCGTTIGPITAARHGIATVDIGVAILSMHSARELCGSEDPYLLANALTAFLEG, encoded by the coding sequence ATGACCAACTCCGTCCGCTTCGATCGCGGCCACACCGACGACCTGATGTCCTTCCTCGCCGCCAGTCCGTCGCCCTACCACGCAGTGGCAAATGCGGCGGAGCGGCTGGAAAAGGCCGGGTTCCGGCAGGTCGCCGAGGTCGACGAATGGGACGGCGGAACCGGCGGGAAGTTTGTGCTGCGCGGCGGCGCGATCATCGCCTGGTACGTGCCCGAGGGCGCAAGCCCCTCGACTTCGTACCGTATTGTCGGTGCTCACACAGACTCTCCCAATTTGCGCGTCAAACCGATTCCGGACACCGGCTCGCGCGGCTGGCGGCAGATCGCCGTCGAGATCTACGGCGGCACGCTGCTCAACACCTGGCTCGACCGCGACCTGGGGCTGAGCGGGCGGGTGACGCTCGCTGACGGCAGTCACCGGCTCGTCCACGTCGACCGGGCGCTGCTGAGAGTGCCCCAGCTGGCCGTGCACCTCGACCGCTCGGTGAACGCCGACGGCCTGAAGCTCGACAAGCAACGCCATATGACGCCGATCTGGGGCCTGGGCGAGGTCGCCGAGGGAGACCTGATCGCCTTCGTCGCCGAGGAGACCGGCATACCGGCCGACGACATCAAGGGCTGGGACCTGATGGTGCACAGCATCGAGGCGCCCGCCTACCTGGGCCGCGACCGCGAGCTGGTGGCCGGGCCACGGATGGACAACCTGCTGTCGGTCCACGCCGGTACGGCCGCGCTCACCGCGGCGGCGGCCGCCGGCAGCGCGCTGACCAGCATTCCGGTACTGGCTGCTTTCGACCACGAGGAGAACGGCAGCCAGTCCGACACCGGCGCGGACGGACCGCTGCTCGGCACGGTCCTGGAGCGCTCGGTGTTCGCCCGCGGCGGCTCGTACGAGGACCGGGCGCGGGCCTTCGCCGGCACCGTCTGCCTGTCGTCCGACACCGGGCACGCCGTCCACCCCAACTACAGCGAACGGCATGAGCCCGGGCACCACCCGATGCCCAACGGCGGGCCGATCCTCAAGGTCAACGTCAACCAGCGCTATGCCACGGACGGCAGCGGACGGGCCGTTTTCGCGGCGGCCTGCGAGCGGGCCGGCGTGCCGTGGCAGAGCTTTGTGTCCAACAACTCGATGCCGTGCGGCACCACCATCGGGCCGATCACCGCGGCCCGGCACGGCATCGCCACGGTCGACATCGGCGTGGCGATCCTGTCCATGCACTCGGCGCGTGAACTGTGCGGCTCCGAGGACCCGTATCTGCTGGCGAACGCCCTGACGGCCTTCCTGGAGGGCTGA
- a CDS encoding BTAD domain-containing putative transcriptional regulator: MEFSLLGPISVTTGSAELSLGPAKRRSVLALLLLQPNTTVPLEQLIDSLWEDEPPEHSRTVVQGHVSRLRATLAEGGAEAYGIELTTHGSAYLLRLPEELIDAHRFGELVALARPEAAPGDAVPLLREALGLWRGPALTGTVTSPPFAAAAHALEERRLTAVEALGRAHGALGEHEQAAAVLYSAAVNHPLREGLIAGLMRALFHTGRQSDALEWFHRTRRLLNEELGVDPGERLRNAYEEILRAEAAGASRQGAAKPGAPGAGSAPGGAPSGGAGSGEASGGGRTGAPAAGRSTTGGGARPVGREGQAPAQGVADRSAADGGPQAPGTGRTQSGTTAGGRDGSGSGRGGAAPRLLPRPPARFLGREDQLAALTAVLTDRTTGESPLAVVAGPAGVGKTACAVQWAHLYAGAFPDGQLFADLRGFGEGDEAPPAEILRDFLLALGTPLERVPGSAQAASALFRSLVAERRMLVVLDNASSSAQVRPLLPGGPHCATVVTSRSRLDGLVATDCARPVGIQTLGHEEGAALLGAMLGPERVAEDPAAARELVDLCDGLPLALRAAAAQLTARPRWRLARLAAALRDERRRLALLSAEDTGIAAALRMSVARLSADDARLLSALATSADGHLNASLAAALAGYDPERTQDGLDRLAEMHLVDEEATDVYTISTLTQLFARDDRGEGGEGGEGGEGKHERNR; this comes from the coding sequence TTGGAATTCTCACTGCTCGGTCCGATCTCCGTGACGACCGGCTCCGCGGAGCTGTCGCTCGGACCCGCCAAACGGCGCAGTGTGCTTGCGCTGCTGTTGCTGCAGCCCAACACCACCGTCCCGCTGGAGCAGTTGATCGACTCCCTGTGGGAGGACGAGCCCCCCGAACACTCCCGCACCGTCGTCCAGGGGCATGTCTCGCGGCTGCGCGCCACGCTCGCCGAGGGCGGCGCGGAGGCGTACGGCATCGAGCTGACCACCCATGGGTCCGCCTATCTGCTGCGCCTGCCGGAGGAGTTGATCGACGCCCACCGCTTCGGTGAACTGGTGGCTCTGGCGCGCCCCGAGGCGGCGCCGGGCGACGCCGTACCGCTGCTGCGGGAGGCGCTGGGCCTGTGGCGCGGCCCCGCGCTGACCGGCACGGTCACCAGTCCGCCGTTCGCGGCCGCCGCGCATGCGCTGGAGGAGCGCCGGCTGACGGCCGTGGAGGCGCTGGGGCGGGCGCACGGCGCCCTCGGCGAGCACGAACAGGCCGCCGCCGTCCTCTACTCCGCCGCCGTCAACCATCCCTTGCGGGAGGGGCTGATCGCCGGGCTGATGCGGGCGCTGTTCCATACGGGGCGGCAGTCCGATGCGCTGGAGTGGTTCCACCGCACCCGCCGGCTGCTCAACGAGGAGCTGGGTGTCGATCCCGGCGAGCGGCTGCGGAACGCGTACGAGGAGATTCTGCGCGCGGAGGCGGCCGGCGCGAGCCGGCAGGGCGCGGCGAAGCCCGGGGCACCCGGCGCGGGCTCCGCGCCGGGCGGGGCGCCGTCCGGAGGGGCTGGTTCCGGGGAGGCTTCCGGAGGCGGCCGTACCGGTGCTCCGGCAGCGGGCCGCTCCACAACGGGCGGCGGGGCGCGTCCCGTTGGCCGTGAGGGGCAGGCGCCCGCCCAGGGGGTCGCCGACCGGAGTGCGGCGGACGGCGGTCCCCAGGCGCCGGGTACCGGCCGGACGCAGTCCGGCACCACGGCCGGCGGGCGTGACGGGTCCGGCTCCGGGCGGGGCGGCGCGGCACCGCGGCTGCTGCCCCGTCCGCCCGCCCGCTTCCTGGGCCGGGAGGACCAGCTGGCCGCACTCACCGCGGTGCTGACGGACCGTACGACGGGCGAGAGCCCGCTCGCGGTGGTGGCGGGGCCGGCCGGCGTGGGCAAGACCGCCTGCGCCGTGCAGTGGGCGCATCTGTACGCCGGGGCCTTCCCCGACGGGCAGCTCTTCGCCGATCTGCGCGGCTTCGGCGAGGGCGACGAGGCGCCCCCGGCCGAGATCCTGCGCGACTTCCTGCTGGCGCTGGGCACTCCTTTGGAGCGCGTACCCGGTTCGGCGCAGGCCGCATCGGCGCTGTTCAGGTCGCTGGTCGCGGAGCGCCGGATGCTGGTGGTCCTCGACAACGCCAGCAGCTCGGCGCAGGTACGGCCGCTGCTGCCCGGTGGCCCGCACTGCGCCACGGTCGTCACGAGCCGCAGCCGCCTCGACGGTCTGGTCGCCACCGACTGCGCCCGGCCGGTCGGCATCCAGACGCTCGGCCACGAGGAGGGCGCGGCGCTGCTCGGCGCCATGCTCGGCCCGGAGCGGGTCGCCGAGGACCCGGCCGCCGCGCGGGAACTGGTCGACCTGTGCGACGGTCTGCCGCTGGCGCTGCGGGCCGCGGCCGCCCAGCTCACCGCCCGGCCGCGCTGGCGGCTGGCCCGGCTGGCGGCGGCGCTGCGCGACGAACGGCGGCGGCTGGCGCTGCTGTCGGCCGAGGACACCGGTATCGCGGCGGCGCTGCGGATGTCCGTCGCCCGGCTGTCGGCGGACGACGCACGGCTGCTCAGCGCGCTGGCGACCAGCGCGGACGGCCACCTCAACGCCTCGTTGGCGGCGGCGCTCGCCGGGTACGACCCGGAGCGCACCCAGGACGGTCTGGACCGGCTCGCGGAGATGCATCTGGTGGACGAAGAAGCCACCGACGTCTACACGATCAGCACGCTGACGCAGCTGTTCGCGCGGGACGACCGCGGTGAAGGCGGCGAAGGGGGCGAAGGCGGCGAGGGGAAGCACGAACGGAACAGGTGA
- a CDS encoding DUF4232 domain-containing protein → MPRSHARSEAAGDAGTRTVTVASRGSRTVRRRTLRIAAAGLTAAAALTLTACGGQDNPLKTSAAKPFNPSPQVAAASAGQGEEAGQGGTGTDGGRSEGGRTEQVYAERGGNGTGTDAGTKTTGTGSRRAATSPNASARVSAVRHTACDAAKIRIVAERLTRPVNHLLLKATNTSGAVCDLYYSPYLRFDQAQSPLAELPASRPQSVVTLAPGESGYAGVLTSSADGSGGNGRTVTSLTVSLPGRDGKGSIGGSAAVALPGGSVHLDDSAWVTYWQSDANDAAAW, encoded by the coding sequence ATGCCGCGCAGCCACGCCCGATCCGAAGCCGCCGGCGATGCCGGCACCCGGACCGTCACCGTTGCCTCTCGTGGGTCCCGTACCGTCCGCCGCCGTACGCTGCGGATCGCCGCGGCCGGGCTGACCGCCGCCGCCGCGCTCACCCTCACCGCCTGCGGCGGCCAGGACAACCCGCTCAAGACGAGCGCGGCCAAGCCGTTCAACCCGTCGCCCCAGGTCGCCGCAGCCTCGGCGGGCCAGGGCGAGGAGGCCGGGCAGGGCGGCACCGGGACCGATGGCGGCCGGAGCGAAGGCGGCCGGACGGAGCAGGTTTACGCGGAGCGCGGCGGCAACGGCACCGGAACGGACGCGGGGACAAAGACCACCGGGACGGGCTCGCGCCGCGCGGCCACGTCCCCCAACGCCTCCGCCCGTGTCTCCGCCGTCCGGCACACCGCGTGCGATGCCGCGAAGATCCGGATCGTCGCCGAGCGGCTGACCCGGCCGGTCAACCACCTTCTGCTGAAGGCCACCAACACCTCCGGTGCCGTCTGCGACCTCTATTACTCCCCCTACCTGCGGTTCGACCAGGCGCAGTCCCCGCTCGCCGAACTGCCCGCCAGCAGGCCGCAGTCCGTGGTCACCCTCGCCCCCGGCGAGTCCGGCTACGCCGGCGTGCTGACCTCGTCCGCCGACGGATCCGGCGGCAACGGCCGCACCGTGACCTCGCTGACGGTCAGCCTCCCCGGCCGCGACGGCAAGGGCAGCATCGGCGGCTCGGCGGCGGTGGCGCTCCCCGGCGGCTCGGTGCACCTCGACGACAGCGCGTGGGTGACGTACTGGCAGTCGGACGCGAACGACGCAGCCGCCTGGTGA
- a CDS encoding DUF4232 domain-containing protein yields the protein MTARRSRSRSAAYAALALGLAGSLALTGCNSHSSKKSKKSSFSSSKTSKTSKTKKRRIIGGSAAAAGAAGTASRRVPDCYPSTYKVTFSQQTGPKSHVAVKFKNSTSHDCKLYNAPLLRFNNAKSPLPLLQGTPGHFDGTRITVPAHGYAYAVIPTNTAATKGTEQKSVTIDFMGISASSVTHGPVTVNFAEKRLHVSVGKSKVTNWSSSLHGAQLAGGVGN from the coding sequence ATGACCGCACGCCGCTCCCGCAGCCGTTCCGCCGCGTACGCCGCACTGGCCCTCGGACTGGCCGGCTCCCTCGCCCTGACCGGCTGCAACAGCCACTCCTCGAAGAAGTCGAAGAAGTCCTCCTTCTCGTCTTCCAAGACTTCCAAGACCTCCAAGACCAAGAAGCGCAGGATCATCGGCGGGAGTGCGGCCGCGGCCGGCGCAGCGGGGACGGCGTCCCGGCGGGTGCCCGACTGCTACCCCAGCACGTACAAGGTCACGTTCTCGCAGCAGACCGGTCCGAAGAGCCATGTGGCGGTGAAGTTCAAGAACTCCACCAGCCACGACTGCAAGCTCTACAACGCCCCGCTGCTGCGCTTCAACAACGCCAAGTCCCCGCTGCCCCTGCTGCAGGGCACGCCCGGCCACTTCGACGGCACCCGCATCACCGTGCCCGCCCACGGTTACGCCTACGCGGTCATCCCGACCAACACCGCAGCCACCAAGGGCACCGAGCAGAAGTCGGTGACCATCGACTTCATGGGCATCTCGGCGAGCTCGGTCACGCACGGTCCGGTCACCGTCAACTTCGCGGAGAAGCGCCTCCACGTCTCCGTCGGCAAGAGCAAGGTCACCAACTGGAGCTCCAGCCTTCACGGGGCTCAGCTGGCGGGCGGCGTCGGGAACTGA
- a CDS encoding NHL domain-containing thioredoxin family protein, protein MASRARVRAPELIGKGGWLNTGNKDLTLSDLRGRIVVLDFWTFCCVNCLHVLDELRELEERHRDTVVIIGVHSPKFVHEAEHQAVVDAVERYGVEHPVLDDPELATWKQYAVRAWPTLVVIDPEGYVVAQHAGEGHAHAIEKLVEELEAEHAAKGTLRRGDGPYVPPEPVATDLRFPGKAVRLPGGSFLVSDTTRHQLVELAADGERVLRRIGTGERGLTPDSFNEPQGLALLPDGRVAVADTVNHALRVFDPASGALETVAGTGKQWWQGSPTSGPAREVDLSSPWDLAWWQDRLWIAMAGVHQLWTWDPAAGTVEVAAGTTNEGLVDGPAAEAWFAQPSGLAAAGDRLWIADSETSAVRWVERSAPGDGYVINTAVGTGLFDFGHRDGAADQALLQHPLGVTALPDGSVAIADTYNHALRRFDPATGEVTTLATDLREPSAAVLVDDDIVVVESARHRLTRLRLPEEAVRVASVAHRTQRAATEVAPGALRLEVVFQAPAGQKLDTRYGPSTRLLVSATPPELLADGAGAGTDLARDLVLADGVTEGVLHVSAMAASCDDAPDIEYPACHVHQQDWGVPVEIAEGGVARLGLVLAGLDAG, encoded by the coding sequence ATGGCTTCACGTGCACGCGTCCGCGCTCCCGAGCTGATCGGCAAGGGTGGCTGGCTGAATACCGGTAACAAGGATCTGACCCTCTCTGACCTGCGGGGACGCATTGTCGTTCTGGATTTCTGGACTTTTTGCTGTGTGAATTGTCTGCACGTCCTGGACGAGCTGCGGGAGCTGGAGGAGCGGCACCGCGACACCGTCGTGATCATCGGCGTGCACTCCCCGAAGTTCGTGCACGAGGCCGAGCACCAGGCGGTCGTGGACGCCGTGGAGCGCTACGGCGTCGAGCACCCGGTCCTCGACGACCCGGAGCTCGCCACGTGGAAGCAGTACGCGGTACGGGCCTGGCCGACGCTCGTGGTGATCGACCCCGAGGGGTATGTCGTCGCCCAGCACGCCGGCGAGGGCCATGCGCACGCCATCGAGAAGCTGGTCGAGGAGCTGGAGGCCGAGCACGCGGCGAAGGGCACCCTGCGCCGCGGCGACGGCCCCTACGTACCGCCGGAGCCGGTCGCCACCGATCTGCGCTTCCCCGGCAAGGCGGTCCGGCTTCCCGGGGGCAGCTTCCTCGTCTCGGACACCACCCGGCACCAGCTGGTGGAGCTGGCCGCGGACGGTGAACGGGTGCTGCGGCGGATCGGCACCGGCGAGCGCGGTCTGACGCCGGACTCCTTCAACGAACCGCAGGGCCTGGCACTGCTGCCCGACGGCCGGGTGGCCGTCGCGGACACCGTGAACCACGCCCTCCGCGTCTTCGACCCGGCATCCGGTGCGCTGGAGACCGTGGCCGGCACCGGCAAGCAGTGGTGGCAGGGCTCGCCCACCTCCGGGCCGGCGCGCGAAGTGGATCTCTCCTCACCGTGGGACCTCGCCTGGTGGCAGGACCGGCTGTGGATCGCGATGGCCGGGGTGCATCAGCTGTGGACCTGGGATCCGGCCGCCGGCACGGTCGAGGTCGCGGCCGGCACGACCAATGAGGGCCTGGTGGACGGCCCGGCCGCGGAGGCATGGTTCGCCCAGCCGTCCGGCCTCGCCGCGGCCGGTGACCGGCTGTGGATCGCGGACTCGGAGACCAGCGCGGTCCGCTGGGTGGAGCGCTCCGCACCAGGTGACGGCTATGTCATCAACACGGCCGTCGGCACCGGCCTCTTCGACTTCGGGCACCGCGACGGCGCAGCGGACCAGGCGCTGCTCCAGCACCCGCTGGGCGTGACCGCCCTGCCCGACGGCTCGGTCGCCATCGCGGACACCTACAACCACGCACTGCGCCGCTTCGATCCCGCGACCGGCGAGGTGACGACACTGGCGACGGATCTGCGCGAGCCGTCCGCAGCGGTGCTCGTCGACGACGACATCGTGGTGGTGGAGTCGGCGCGGCACCGGCTGACCCGGCTGCGGCTGCCCGAGGAGGCCGTCCGCGTCGCCTCGGTGGCGCACCGCACCCAGCGCGCGGCCACCGAGGTCGCCCCGGGCGCGCTGCGCCTGGAGGTGGTCTTCCAGGCCCCGGCCGGTCAGAAGCTCGACACCCGTTACGGCCCCTCGACGCGGCTGCTGGTCAGCGCGACGCCGCCGGAACTCCTCGCCGACGGTGCGGGCGCGGGCACCGACCTCGCGCGGGATCTGGTGCTCGCGGACGGGGTGACCGAGGGGGTGCTGCATGTCTCGGCGATGGCCGCGTCCTGCGACGACGCCCCGGACATCGAGTACCCCGCCTGCCATGTGCACCAGCAGGACTGGGGCGTTCCGGTCGAGATCGCCGAGGGCGGGGTGGCCCGGCTGGGGCTCGTGCTGGCGGGGCTGGACGCCGGGTAG
- a CDS encoding LURP-one-related/scramblase family protein: MQQSPGGSPRHSGKYLVRDRIFGIGDDYWIDDEHGRHAFLVDGKALRLRETFELKNTERRVLITIRKKMLSLRDTMTIERDDQPLATIKRKRLSLLRNHYRVALVDGTELDVSGKILDREFAIEYDGELLAEISRRWLTVRDTYAVNVVRDDADPPLLIAIAVCVVRLAERERGDD, encoded by the coding sequence ATGCAGCAATCCCCCGGGGGGTCACCCCGGCACTCAGGCAAGTACCTGGTGCGCGACCGCATCTTCGGCATCGGCGACGACTACTGGATCGACGACGAGCACGGGCGGCACGCCTTCCTCGTGGACGGGAAGGCGCTGCGGCTGCGGGAGACCTTCGAGCTGAAGAACACCGAGCGGCGGGTGCTGATCACCATCCGCAAGAAGATGCTCAGCCTGCGCGACACCATGACCATCGAGCGGGATGACCAGCCGCTGGCCACGATCAAGCGCAAGCGGCTCTCGCTGCTGCGCAACCACTACCGCGTGGCGCTGGTGGACGGCACCGAGCTGGATGTCAGCGGAAAGATCCTGGACCGGGAGTTCGCGATCGAGTACGACGGCGAACTGCTGGCGGAGATCTCGCGCCGCTGGCTGACCGTGCGCGACACCTATGCCGTCAATGTCGTACGGGACGACGCGGATCCGCCGCTGCTGATCGCCATCGCGGTGTGTGTGGTCCGGCTGGCGGAGCGGGAGCGCGGAGACGACTGA
- a CDS encoding maleylpyruvate isomerase family mycothiol-dependent enzyme, translating to MTVHPSLQSSIDAWTHSIEAITELVTPLVEGEWNGATGLPGWSVRDVVSHVIGLECEMLGDPRPIHTLPRDLYHVRSESARRMEVQVDVRRHHTAPEMLSELEYTVIRRSRQLRNESRQPDAVVRSPLGEDRTLEFVLQQRAFDVWVHEQDLRRALKKPGNLDSPGAQVTRDLLVKALPGIVAKRAQAPAASAVVFDVSGPLEFLRTVRLDAEGNATIDGSVSLGPTVTLALDWDTFHQLACGRVRPAAVAEQIKIDGDEELAQAILGNFAITP from the coding sequence GTGACCGTCCATCCCAGCCTTCAATCCTCCATCGATGCCTGGACTCACTCCATAGAAGCGATAACCGAGCTGGTCACTCCGCTCGTCGAAGGCGAGTGGAACGGGGCGACGGGCCTGCCAGGATGGTCCGTTCGCGATGTGGTCTCCCATGTCATCGGCCTGGAATGCGAAATGCTGGGTGACCCGCGGCCGATCCATACGCTGCCGCGCGATCTCTACCACGTACGCAGCGAGTCGGCGCGACGCATGGAGGTGCAGGTCGACGTCCGCCGGCACCACACCGCGCCGGAGATGCTGAGCGAACTCGAATACACCGTCATCCGCCGCTCACGGCAGCTGCGCAACGAGTCCCGGCAGCCGGACGCCGTGGTGCGCAGCCCGCTCGGTGAGGACCGTACGCTGGAATTCGTGCTGCAGCAGCGGGCGTTCGATGTCTGGGTCCATGAGCAGGACCTCCGCCGGGCCCTCAAGAAGCCCGGCAATCTCGACTCCCCCGGCGCGCAGGTGACCCGCGATCTGCTGGTGAAGGCGCTGCCCGGCATCGTGGCCAAGAGGGCCCAGGCGCCCGCCGCTTCGGCGGTGGTCTTCGATGTCAGCGGGCCGCTGGAATTCCTGCGCACGGTCCGCCTCGACGCCGAGGGCAATGCCACGATCGACGGCAGTGTCTCGCTCGGCCCGACCGTGACGCTCGCCCTGGACTGGGACACCTTCCACCAGCTGGCCTGCGGCCGGGTCCGCCCGGCGGCCGTCGCCGAACAGATCAAGATCGACGGCGATGAGGAGCTGGCCCAGGCGATCCTGGGCAACTTCGCCATCACGCCGTAG